The genomic stretch CTGCTCTCATTTTACCGAGAGGCCTCAAGAGGGTAAAGCAATTTGCTGGTGTGAAAGGATAGGAAGAGAAAGTGGGTCCCCAGTCAGGAGAGTTAAACACATGTCTCTGAACACCTTGGATGTGGTCACTGCAGTTCTTCCTCGCTGGAGTTTTCCGGATACAGTAAGAGGTCTTGTCTTAGGAGATTGTCATCCTATAATGAAAGGCTTCAGGATTTCAGGCCTAGAGCAGCAGATACAGGGAAGCATGGAAGGAACAAGTTTCTGTTTCTGAAGAATTTGATTCCTTCATTTTCCATTGTCAGGGAAATAGATGACctgtggtattaaaaaaaaaaaagattgcaagaTTATAgaatttgacattttttaagccaataaaaacacaaaacttcCCCATGTATGCTCACATTTTGATTCAGTTCTACTCCAGACATGCAAACTTCCTCACTAGTATATAAGATAGTATCAGTGTCCCTCAAGTAAAAACTCGTAAATGTCTTTtaagatgtaaataaatgtagtgcaagaaaaagaaaaaagcggACAGCTGTAGTTAGCTTTGATTCAGTAATTCCACTCCAGAATTTATCAACAGGAGCAAAAAGTTATCTATGATAGCAGTGCTAAATGCCTAACTAAGGTCTCGTTTAGCAATGAAATGGTACACCAGTACTGTGGAGTttgtggcttttaaaaatttcagtaagGAACATGGCAAAAACATGAGAAAACATTTATACTCTGTTTACTACTCGAAGTGTGACCCCTACCCAGCAGTGTATCACTggggagctggttagaaatgcagtgCTTGGCACCACTCCAACTGAATCAGTCTGAATTTTAACAAGGTCCCCAGGTGAGTTATGCACATTAACGTTTAAGAATCgtaagtgtgtgtgtggcggggggggtGGACGATGCTAATTTATCACTATTCAAAAAAGTATGTCTGTGGTCAGGGATGGGAAGGTTCTTAGCAAAAATTATCAATAAGATACTTTAAATGGAGATAATCCCTGCGACCCACACAAAGTGCCTGGCCTGCTGTAAGTCCTCAATAAATGACAGCTATCAGGGAGGTGATACTGTTGTGGGctattccttctcttccttcctccatccctccctcctcccccaccctttctttctttttaaaggtgtTCCTTCATGTCCTTGTTAAATCACATTTTAGAAACTGAAATGACAATAAGGAAATTAACATGTGTTTCATTTTCAACCAGACATTAAAATTGGTTAAATTCGTGTTTTGCTTTTTGCTTCAGCTATCAGGGAGCTAAATTTAATACTCAATACACTAATTCTGTTAGCCTAGCTTTCtgtaatatttgttttcttctctatgacttttatttcctattttattagGTTTTCCACTATGTCTCTTAAAATCATGTAAACTTCTTTCTGAAAATAAGGGTCCAAATGACAATAATGACTTCTAAAAACAGTCTGTTCTTGTTTGCCAGGCTCCACAAAAAGATGAGTTTATGAAACCACCTGcctgttttaaattatttcttctctCCCTGTGCTTTTACCACTTCTAAAGACACACGTAAAATTAAAGGGTTCCTGTTTGCCCCTCAGTGAAGGTCTCAGATGCCAGCCagctcctgccccctcccaccccacacccacccccctaACCCCCTCTCTCCCTAGGCCCTACAGCCCAGCTTCATGAGTCATTCTGCGAGCCCACAGCACTTCCAAAGGAACACAGACCACTCTCCAATCAAATTACGCACCAACACTCCTGTTGCTTCAGGCTTCctctgcaataaaaaaaaagagaagagtatGTGTTTACAACCAAGCCTTGTTTTCAGGATAATTCCCTGCACACTATTCCCTCTCCAAACTAGTTCTAATTCCTCTTATTCACTCTCAAGAAAGCTTGCGCTTTTTGTTCATAATGTTTATCAGCTTGTGATTCCATCTTGCATGATTGTCTCCCTTACTAGACTTAAGGTCCAAATGTAGACTTCCTCCCTCACTGTACCGCCTGGACCTAAAGGTGTCAGTGGGCACCTGGAGCACATGTCCTATTATTGGCTGGGCAGATGGATGATATAAAGAGTGGAGGTACTGGAAAGACAGAAGGTGgagagaactaacatttattcaTCACCTAAAATATGCAGGTATTGTTGGTGCTTTATATACACTATCTAATCCTCAGcacaatcttatttttttattgaggtataatttactaACATAAAACTtactcatttaaagtatacaactcagttgtttttagtgtattcactacattgtgcaaccatcactactatctgcttctagaacattttcatcaccccaagaaaATCCTGTGAACTTTAGCAATCACTCCCAATTCCCCCCCTCTTCCCAGCCCCGAGGAAATACtaaaatttactttctgtctctgtggatttgccagttctgaacatttcatataaatggggtCATACAGTATCtggtcttttgtatctggcttcaaTGTTTTCTTCCACACTATAGCAATtaccagtacttcattcctttttatggctgaataataactcattgtatggatatacacaTTATGTTCATTCAGTCATCAGATGCATGACTGTTATGGTACTATGAAcatgtgtacaagtttttgtgtgaacatatgttttcaattttcttgtgtatatacctaggagtggaattgctgggtcacgtggTAACTCTGTTTAATCATTTGAAGAACTGCCATTCTGTTTTCTACAGCAActgcacaattttacattttctatagCAACATacgaggattccaatttctccacatgttCATCAGTACTCGTTATTGTTCATCTTTTTTGTTACGGCCATCCTAGTGGgggtgaagtgatatctcattgtgggtttttttttttttttttagtttctctttataacaaagtgaatcagtcatacatatacatctgttcccacatcccctccctcttgcgtctccctccctcccaccctccctatcccacccctctaggtggtcaccaagcaccgagttgatctccctgtgctatgcggctgcttcccactatctatctaccttacgtttggtagtgtatatatgtccatgcctctctctcgctttgtcacagctcacccttccccctccccatatcctcaagtccattctcaagtaggtctgcgtcttcattcctgttttacccctaggttcttcatgacatttttttttcttaaattccatatatatgtgttagcatacggtatttgtctttctctttctgacttactttactctgtatgacagactctaggtctatccacctcattacaaatagctcagtttcatttctttttatggctgagtaatattccattgtatatatgtgccacatcttctttatccattcatccgatgatggacacttaggttgtttccatctccaggctattgtgaatagagctgcaatgaacattttggaacatgtctctttttttttttttttttttttatttatttgtttatttatggctgtgttgggtcttcgtttctgtgtgagggctttctctagttgcagcaagcgggggccactcttcatcgcggtacgtgggcctctcattatcacggcctctcttgttgcggagcacaggctccagatgcgcaggctcagtagttgtggctcacgggcccagttgctcggcggcatgtgggatcttctcagaccagggctcgaacccgtgtcccctgcatcgacaggcagattctcaaccactgcgccaccagggaagcccacatgtctctttttgaattatggttttctcagtgtatatgcctagtagtgggattgctgggtcatatggtagttctatttttagttttttaaggaccctccatactgttctccatagtggctgtaccaattcacattcccaccagcagtgcaagagtgttccctcttctccacaccctctccagcatttattgtttctagattttttgatgatggccattctgactggtgtgagatgatatctcattgtagttttgatttgcatttctctaatgattaatgatgttgagcattctttcatgtgtttgttggcagtctgtatatcttctttggagaaatgcctatttaagtcttctgcccatttttggattgggttgtttgtttttttgctattgagctgcatgagctgcttatagattttggagattaatcctttgtcagttgcttcatttgcaaatattttctcccattctgagggtctcattgtggttttgatttgcattttcataatgactaatgatgttgagtatcttctcatgtgctttttggccatttgtatatcttctctgaagaaaagtctattcaaatcctttgcccatttgggACTTCCcccgtggtccagtggttaatactccatgctcccaatgcagggggcccaggttggatccctggtcagggaactagatcccgcatgccacaactaagagcccgcatgccacaactaaaatcccgcacatggcaacgaagacccggcgcagccaaataaataattaattaaaactgtgtacttaaaaaaaaaattctttgcccatttaaaaaattgggttattttttattattgttgagttgtaggagttcttaaTATACTCTGGATACTAGCATTATGattatgacttgcaaatattttcccccaatcTATGGGTTGTCTTATCACTTTCATGATGGTGTACTTTGAAGCACAGAGTTTtcaattttgggcttccctggtggcgcagtggttgagagtccgcctgccgatgcaggggacaacgggtttgtgccccggtctgggaagatcccacatgccgcggagcggctaggcccgtgagccatggctgctgagcctgcgcgtctggagcctgtgctccacacaggagaggccacaacggtgagaggcccgtgtaccgcaaaaaaaaaaaaataaagttttcaattttgatgaaatctagtttatttttttctttggtacTTGTGTATTaggtgtcaaatctaagaaaccattgcctaatccaagatctcttctaagagttttataattttatatcttacatttaggtctttgatgcattttgagttaatttttgtatatgatgtgtgGTAGGTagcccaacttcattcttttgcatgtagatatctggttgtcccagcaccatttattgaaaagactattcttttccccattgaatggtcttgggcACCCTTGCTGAAAATCAGTTGGTCGTAgatgtttggttttatttctggactctctattttaTTCCACTGATCTGTATGTCTATCGTATGTCAGTACCACACCGTCTTGATTATTGTATCTTtctagtaagttttttttttttttgtggtacacaggcctctcactcttgtggcctctcctgttgtggagcacaggctccagatgcgcaggctcagcagccatggctcacgggcccagccactccacggcatgtgggatccccccagaccggggcacgaacccgtgtcccctgcatcggcaggtggactctcaaccactgcgccaccagggaagcccctctagtaagttttgaaatcaggacatgtgtgtcctccaactttgttcttcttcaagattgttttggctattctgggtctcttgCATTTCCAATTGACAAGCCAATCCTAAAATCAAAAAGCCAGCTGGAATTCTGAtagaaattgcattaaatctatagatcagtttggggagtaTTGACATGTcagcaatattaagtcttctgatccatgaacatggatgtTTCCATTTACTTAGGCCTTTTCTTTAAACgatgttttttaattttcatgtacatttcatttacttttttgttaaatttattcctaagtattttattctttttgttgctattgcaaaataaatttttaatgtcattttcagattgttcattgttagtgtatacaaatacatttttgtatattgttcTTATATTTGGCAGCCTTGCTGAAGTTGTATGTTAGCTTTAATAGTTTTTAGTGGCTTATTTAGGATTTTCCATAtacaaaatcatgtcatctgctaatagagattgtttttcttcttcttctccaaaGTAGAtgtcttttattgctttttcttgacTAATTTTCCTGGCTGTAACCTCCAGTACAATCTTCAATAGAAGCGACAAGAGcagacatccttatcttgttcctgagtACAATCTTGTGAAGTAGGTattttttacaaaagaggaaaaaccTGCCTCCTACCCTCTAATGAGGGGAAGTGAGGCTCAGATCAGAAAATGGATATACGGAGAACCCCCAGGCTACTCTAACCCAAGGGGGGCTAGGCTCCCACCATCTGCAGTCCAGGAGCTGTCACATCTCTGCCCTAACctacctttcctccttccccaacAACTCATCATCCCCTTTGCTCCCCTGTTGTTCCTCTCTCCACCTAGCAAACTCCCCTGTTATTTCAAGACCCAGCCTCAGTGCCACCTATGGGAGGCCACACCTAGCTCCCCAAGCTGGACCAGGGCTGTCTCCCCTGTAGGCCCTGAGAGTGCAGGGGGACAGGGGGACACGCTTCTATCACAGACAGCCTTTCACGTAGGTCTGTCAATGCCTTATCGCATGCCAGCCTGCAACCCTCCACTGGCCCTTGGCGTCTGCAACAAGGGCTGTGTTTGATTGGTCTTGGTGTCCCCACCCTTGGCCAGTGGCCAAACCTCAGGCACCTGGCAGAGGGGAAGCCTCACCTCCCTGGGGTAGAGAGAATTACCGTTTCCATCGGCCTTATAGTCGTCAGGGAGCAGCTTGTCCTGGCGGTAGCCCAGCACAAAGGCCAGGAAGGAGAGGATGAGGGCATCTCCAATGCTGAGGATGGCCAGCATGAAGGCCCAGCGGATGGTGCAGTGGCCCAGTGTGTATTTGCCGGTCTGCTCCCCACACATGCGCCGTACCTCACTTGAGTCCCAACCATCTGGGTAGACCAGGCAGCCAATCATCAGGCCTGTGGCtgagggggcaggaggggtacAGATGGTGTCAAGCTGGGTGTGCTCGCCTGCTGCCTCCCACCTTGCACTGCTGTCATTGTGTCACCTCCCTTCTTATTAACAGCCTTGAGAGGCACAAGGGGCAGCTCCTGCCATCCTTCTTGTAGAACACgggggagaaaactgaggctccaagagctAAAGCTACTTGCCCCTGGGGGCCAGTGGTCAGGGGTGGAGGCTGAGAGCAGAGCTCCTCAGCCCTGGGAGGTTCTGCCACAGCACCAGGTGGTTCTACCAGGCCCTCAGCTGTACCCCTCACTTTGGACTTGACGAGGCGCCTGGCTTCAAAGTCCTCCCTAAATCTGGTCCCAGCCCAGAGAACTCATCACTCCTCAGATGTACATTTGTTCATACTCCAACATCTCTGAAATAAGTGTAATAACAAAGCTTTAGGCTATAATTTGATTCgaagtatttttcctttttacagcACATAGAATAATGGTGTGTCCTAACAACTCAGGTATCTTAGATTGAATGAATACAGGAAGTTTTCCAGCCCCATCTCTGGCTGCTTCCTTCATGAACCTTCCATTCAAGCAAACAGGTCTCCACACTATTACCCACTACGGAACAGTGCAGTTGTCCACACTTCCCTGAATGTGTTTAAAATGCTGATTCCCAGGTCAGGGTTGGGTTCAGGAATTCCTGTCTTTAAAAGCACTCTTTTGGGTGATTCAACAGGAAAAGCTGGGAAACACTAGGGAAGGCTGCCTGGATCTCAAGCCCAGCTCttcactaactagctgtgtgactcagAGCAAGCTACTTAAGTtttcttgcctcagtttcctcatctgtaaaatgggaataataatagtatctacctgtTTGGATTGCAGAGAGGTTACAATAAGTTTATATTGGAAAAGTGCTCAGAAGGTTGCCCGACACATAGTTGGCATTTCCTGAGTGTTAGCTAGTATGCCACACTGTGCTTTCATTGATTTAGCGTTGACAGCCAAAAATTTCATCTTCCCCGCCTTCCCTCCACTACTCCCACACCCTCCCACCAAATTTCCACCCCAACTTAGCTGCCCAGACAGGTACATATTCCTGGGATGTGACTGGGGCAACCCAAGGACAACCACCAGGCAGGCAGGGGGTGCCTTCCTTCCCTTGTCTGTGCCACTTTCCCACCCCTGGCTCTCCTTTCACAGGCCTGGAGGCTCTTTAGTCCCAAAGCTGTTCCCTACCTGGGAGCCCCATGGAGAAGCACCTCGCAGGACCCAAAGTCACCAACCTGGGGCTCCGCTTGTTCTTGCAAGGAAGGTTAGCAGATCAAACAAAAGCACAACAAAGTGTAAAGATAAAGgatcccacctccccacctaAATGTATCAACCATCCTTGTTTTTTTCTAGGAGGAGCTCATTTACATACTTCTCTTATAGATTACAGAATACTTCATGTACCATTTTTCTCTTGACCCTTACCACAGTTCTGTGAAGTAGGCCATGTATTAATATCCCATCTTCAGATTAAAAGACTGAGGTCTCAGAAACCAAGTGAGCTGCCCAGTCATTTAGCGATGGCAGAGCCAAGACCTGCTATCATGGCTCCTGACTTTCTTGACTTCAAAGTTAATTCCCCCAGCCTCCCAGACTGACATCTCTCCAAAGAGCCGAATGTATTTAGTGGTGACATTTCAGACTTAGTGACAAACAGGAAGATCCTTAGGATGGAGGAGGGGGACCCTCCCAGAGCTCTTTGGTAAAACCTGTGCTCTTCCCCACTTAGTGTGTGACAAGTCCTCTGGTACCTGGCATGGCCCCCTTCTCCTCTATAGCACCTCCCTACAGGGGTTCAGAAAAGATCGCAGGGTCTCCGACTTGGAAAAAGGTTGTTACTATGGGTGCCACAGCCCTCTAGGAGCACCCCACCCATCTACCTGGGCACAGTGGGGGTCTACCCCATTGTGGTGCCTCAGGGCTCTAAATAGAGGCCAGCAGGGTATTCTCAGGCAAGTTTACTTACCCTGACTTCCagtctctcatctgtaaaataaggataataatacctgACTTGGAACAGGGTTATGAGGGTTAAGTGTGATCATGTATAGAAAGTGCTTACTGCAGTGTCTGGTACATGGTAAGTGGCCAATTAATGTTAgttgttgctattgttattgGCATTGAAGTCAGATGGAAGCAACCTCGATGGATGTGGCTGTCATTAGAGCTGTTTACAAGTATTTCAGGTACATAGTAGGATTATACTTCCTCGCCTCTCTCCCTTGAAGTTAGGCAAGTTCACAAAAATTCCTTCAGCCAATAAAATGTGAGCAGAAATGCCGTGTGCTTTTCCAGGCCGGAGCATTTAACTGCTGATGGAGACTTTCCAGAGCTCCCTTTCCCTTCGCAATGATGACAGCCCGATGACAGCTGATGCTCCATCAGCCTGGGCTCTGGAAGAGCACAGTGAGAGCAGAGCCCTCCACTGATCCTCAGTGAGCGTGTACCATTatcaagaaataaacctttgttatAAGCCACTAAGATTTGGGAGTTGTCTGTTACTGTGGCATCACCCCATCCATCCTGACTGATAaagttgttttgtgtttttcatgtttactgagcacctactatgtgtcaggcaccatgCAAggtgttttacatgcattataaCATCCCATCCTCGCAAGAACCCTGTGATGGGGGTACTGTTGCTACCTTCTACAGATGAGTTTAATAGAACTCAGACAAGCAAATTGCCCTACCTGTGTTTTTAGGATCTGGGACCACATTCTGCCTACACCTGGCATCCAGAAGCTCAATTAACTTTGTTAAGCTACAGCCCCACACTGCCCCATTCATCAGTCCTCTTCCCCTTCTCCTGCTCCCTTCCCTGGCCCCAGGCTTCTTGGCAAGGTTAAGCCAACTGGTTTAGGTTTCTTCAAATGGAGGAATCTCCCAGCTGCTGGCTGTGGGGCACAcctcctcctcacccctccctttGGCTCATCTTCCCTTCCCCAGCACGGAAGAATGGAACATGACACCACCTTTGCTCTCCCCCAACGTAAATGTTTCATGGGATGGCACCTGGCCACCTCTGCTATCGGTGTCTTCAGCTCCATGACCCAGACAGGATCTGACTCAAATGGCCTGGTGACCCCTCCCCTACCCAGGCCCTCCCAGCACTGCCTGTTCAGAAAATGGCACCTGTTGCAGGAGGTTGAGGGAGTGGGACAGtggagagaatgagagagggagGGTTGTGTTTCCAGCATCCCATAGCTCTGATATGGAGGACCAGCTGGCAAGCGTGCCAGGGTTCATTCTACTACTCTTTGTCACAGAACTGCTAAATCTtcattctcccttcttcctccccactGTTCACTGAGACGTACCTCatccctgccccagcctctccctcATCATATAGAGGGAgtacagagagagggagatggcAGGGGGATCGGGGAGGCAGCTCTGGAACCAGGTAAGTAGCCTGAGTACAAGACTCAGAGTCGAAGGTTCTGTCGCTCACTACCTGTGTGCTAAAAGACAAGTTACCGGCTAAGAGCCTCTTCTGTAAAACAGGAGGAAAACCCACCTCACTGTGGCATGATGAGGCTCCTCCAGATGATACATGTGAAAGTACTTTACAAATCATTACACATGTAAATGTGTGCCTCAATAGAAAAcgtctttgggggcttccctggtggcgcagtggttgagagtccacctgccaatgcaggggacacgggttcgtgccccggtccgggaagatcccacatgccgtggagcggctaggcccgtgagccatggaggctgagcctgagcgtccagagcctgtgctccgcaacaggagaggccacaacagtgagaagcccaagtaccgcaaaaaaaaaaaaaaaaagtctttggaaTACAGCTAGTTCTTGGGACTCACTGCCTTTATTCTATTGCCTTTGTTGCCAGATGATCTGCTGTAGCCTTGGCTAAGTCTTATCTTCTCTCTCAGTCCCAGATTCCTCATCTATAGTTGGGGGGAGGATGCTATAGCTCTCTAGGGTCCCCTCCAACTCTGACAGTCTTGAGTCTACGTGTTTGGTTGTATGAGATTCTGATCCCTATTCCATTCTCCCTGTTAACACTGCTTCTCATTCTAACCAATAATGTCAAGATGATTTCACTCTAGACTTCAGTCCCTCACAAGGCTCCTGGACGTTTCCCTAGTATGGACAGTCTGTGTGTGGTCCTTGGAGGGACCAAGGGCTGCAGGACAAGGTCTTAGGCATCACTTCCTGGGCTTAGAGGAGAGCAGGACCAGCTGGCCCAAGGACCCAGTGGCCTGCCTAGGGCCAGGAGCAGGAAAAGGGGGACAGGGAAGGCCTTGCCTCTGAGCACCACCAGTAGCCACCTACCCCACATAGTTCTAAAAGACCCTATTCTCCTCCCCCATCACAAAATATCACTTCCACTTGCTGCCTCAAATGCTCACACTTGCTGCATCAAGCATGGAATCCTATAATTAGGGAACAAAGACCTTCACTCTACCATAAGTGACTTGCTCCTGGGCAAATCATTTCCCCTCTCTTGACCTCAGTTCCTCATCTACAAGAAGAGGAGGTTGAACAATTTGATCTCTAAGGCCTTTTTGGTCTCAGCCATCCTAAGACTCTCTAATTACTCTTCCAAGGCATCTGCAGAGCATTGAGTATGGTTGCACTATAAAGGAGGAAAGCTGAGTAGGAGGCTCAGAGACTCCACAGAAAGTGGGATGGTGggcccctgcctgccctcccgCTATCCCTCCGGCTATCCCTCCGGCTATCCCTGCTCACCCGCAGCCAGCTGCATCCATGCGCAGATCTTGTAGACAGTGGCTGTGTTGCAGACAAAGAACAGGCTGAAGCAGATGATGGAGCCAATGATGAGGAACATGGCCAAGGCCACAAAGAACATGGCAGTCTTGAAGGCTCTAGAGGGGATGGAGGAGAAGTCCAGCGGGCCACCCTTGCAGATAAGCTCAGACGACAGCACGTTGCCCACGCAGTAGGAGAAAAGCCCAAAGTAGCCTGCCTGGGGTGTGTTGACACTGTCACCGATCCAGTAGGGCTGGATGAAGAGTGCCATGACCAGCACGGAGAAGCAGATGGTGAGTGTGCCCCACATCACACCTACAGCCCTCGAGTTCCTCACATAGTTGGTATGGTAGATCTTGGCTGCCTCCTGGGCAGGCAGCAACTTCACCATGGTGAGGGCACTGGGTCCTGGGCTGGGGACTTGTGGGCTGGAAGTGGCTTTGAGGATGGATGGAGGCCCAGAAGTGGGTCACCCCTCAGCCAGGTTTGGGGAGAAGGCGGAGGTCAGGGCACAAGGTAAGGCTCCCTCCAAGGTAGAAGAAAGAGGACTAATAGGACAGGGAAGATGACCTTGGCCTCTTCAGGGGAAGCTTGTCCAGGTGCCTGTGTCCGCTCTTGCTCTAGCCGGGCTGTCTCCTGTCTCCTACCTCCTCTCAAACCCGCCGTGGTCTCGGGCCTGCTGGCGCCGCCCTGCCCCGACCCAATGCCAGCTGAGAGCACCAGAGAGCTCCGCCCCCTTCGCGCGGCccggctcctcctcctccctccctcctccgaGAGCACTGCTTTCAGCACCGTGGCCAGCGCCTCGGGACTCTGGGCAGAGGACGGTGCAGAGCGGCCGACCTACCCACTGCACACCCCCGCCACTGGGAATCAAGGCCCCTCTTCACCCTCCTGAGCAGGGAAGGCAAGAATTGAAGGCGTGAGGCTGCGGTTGTCACATTCCTGTCGCTTGGTTTCCAGCCGCAAAACCGATTCTTGAGCGCAGTCCGTATCCCATCCCACCGCTCCCTGGCTCCCTATTCATCCTCCCGGAACCTCCAATCCCCCGGAGGCCAGCACCGCCTTCCGGGTCACTGGTTTCTCATCCCTATCATTCAGTCGACAATTACTAAGAGCCTACTGTGTACTACGCCCTATGTTGGAGGATATCTTCCCTCAGCAAGAATCATAGAATAAAAGGACAGGGCAGGgcccctgctctcaaggaccgTGAggtatttacatatatgtaaatatatgtgtatttgcAATGCAGACTGATAGGGTGGTAATAGAAGCTACAAGGTAAAGAACAGTTCTTATGAGCCTTCTCAGACCTTAACATATGCTTTTTGTTCAATACAATGTCTTTCTCCTCTTGTTTAGTTTTTTgttgcctatttctttttttaaatttagtttttattgaagtatagttgatttacaatgttgtgttcatttctgctgtacagcaaagtgacccggttatacacatatacacattctttttaaaattcttttccattatggtttatcccaggacattgaatatagttccctgtgctatacagtaggaccttgttgttgatccattctatatgtaataatttgcatctactaacccagACTCCCAGTCCGTCCCTCCCTCACCGCCCCtgcata from Mesoplodon densirostris isolate mMesDen1 chromosome 10, mMesDen1 primary haplotype, whole genome shotgun sequence encodes the following:
- the LHFPL5 gene encoding LHFPL tetraspan subfamily member 5 protein, giving the protein MVKLLPAQEAAKIYHTNYVRNSRAVGVMWGTLTICFSVLVMALFIQPYWIGDSVNTPQAGYFGLFSYCVGNVLSSELICKGGPLDFSSIPSRAFKTAMFFVALAMFLIIGSIICFSLFFVCNTATVYKICAWMQLAAATGLMIGCLVYPDGWDSSEVRRMCGEQTGKYTLGHCTIRWAFMLAILSIGDALILSFLAFVLGYRQDKLLPDDYKADGNGNSLYPREVRLPLCQVPEVWPLAKGGDTKTNQTQPLLQTPRASGGLQAGMR